From a single Populus nigra chromosome 18, ddPopNigr1.1, whole genome shotgun sequence genomic region:
- the LOC133678069 gene encoding tryptophan aminotransferase-related protein 2-like, with translation MAMFFNIFSLKNLLVLSLALNVSLVLRVLYEKDFEVNNGRSVDNQKDALTTTDSVLSEARATQRARPSMPSSSSTVDSDGGDTIINLDHGDPTMYERFWQQAGDKSTIVIPGWQSMSYFSDAGSLCWFLEPEFAKEIIRLHKTVGNAVTEDRYIVVGTGSTQLYQAVLYALSPQDAVEPLSVVSAAPYYSSYPLITDCLKSGLYKWAGDARSFNKEGPFIELVTSPNNPDGYVRQSVVNKSGGILVHDLAYYWPQYTPIASAANHDIMLFTVSKSTGHAGMRIGWALVKDEEVAKKMVKFVELNTIGVSKDSQLRAAKVLQVVIHSCQYPTSLGSLFDFSAHLMEERWKLLRAAVRQSGLFTLPEFSPGSCSFLNRSFAPQPAFAWLKCQEPMEDCEGFLRSNNIITRSGKHFGVSPQYVRISMLDRDENFYIFVERLSTIHLRQSVQVDETGE, from the exons ATGGCgatgtttttcaatattttctcattGAAGAACTTACTGGTGCTGTCCCTAGCACTCAATGTGAGCTTGGTTTTAAGAGTGCTGTATGAGAAAGACTTTGAAGTCAATAATGGGCGCTCTGTGGACAATCAGAAAGATGCATTAACGACTACTGATAGTGTGCTTAGTGAGGCACGAGCTACTCAGAGGGCACGTCCGTCCATGCCCTCTTCTTCCTCCACAGTTGATAGCGATGGCGGGGACACAATAATTAATCTTGATCA TGGCGATCCGACAATGTACGAGAGATTTTGGCAACAAGCGGGTGACAAATCCACCATTGTTATCCCTGGTTGGCAATCAATGAGCTACTTCTCTGATGCTGGGAGCCTTTGCTGGTTCTTAGAGCCAGAGTTTGCTAAAGAGATTATTAGATTGCATAAAACAGTTGGCAACGCAGTCACCGAGGACCGCTACATTGTTGTTGGGACAGGTTCTACACAGCTTTATCAAGCTGTATTATATGCACTGTCCCCCCAAGATGCAGTGGAACCCCTCAGTGTTGTATCTGCAGCTCCTTACTACTCC TCTTATCCATTGATCACCGACTGCCTGAAGTCGGGGCTTTATAAATGGGCTGGTGATGCCCGAAGCTTCAATAAAGAGGGACCATTTATTGAACTCGTTACCTCCCCTAACAATCCCGACGGATACGTCAGGCAGTCTGTTGTCAACAAAAGTGGGGGCATCTTGGTTCATGATCTTGCATATTATTGGCCACAATACACGCCAATTGCTTCTGCTGCTAATCATGACATTATGCTCTTCACTGTGTCGAAAAGCACAGGACATGCTGGGATGCGCATTGG CTGGGCTCTTGTCAAGGATGAAGAAGTAGCCAAAAAGATGGTGAAATTCGTAGAGCTCAACACAATCGGCGTGTCTAAGGATTCACAGCTTCGAGCAGCTAAAGTGCTGCAGGTTGTGATCCATAGCTGCCAATATCCTACCAGCCTTGGGTCCCTATTTGATTTTTCTGCCCACCTCATGGAAGAGAGGTGGAAGTTATTGAGGGCCGCTGTTAGGCAAAGTGGTCTCTTTACTTTGCCTGAGTTTTCCCCTGGATCATGCAGCTTTCTCAACAGATCCTTTGCTCCTCAACCTG CTTTTGCGTGGTTGAAGTGCCAAGAACCCATGGAAGACTGCGAAGGCTTTCTCCGATCTAACAACATCATAACAAGAAGTGGTAAACACTTTGGTGTTAGCCCACAATATGTTAGGATAAGCATGCTAGATCGAGATGAAAACTTCTATATATTTGTAGAGAGATTGTCCACCATCCACCTGCGACAATCCGTGCAAGTGGATGAGACGGGGGAATAG